A window of the Chloroflexus sp. Y-396-1 genome harbors these coding sequences:
- the rpsS gene encoding 30S ribosomal protein S19: MSRSSKKGPYVDIKLLDKIEALNKANEKRVIRTWSRDSTIFPQMIGHTIAVHDGRRHVPVYITENMVGHKLGEFAPTRLFRGHGGKKADKRGKVK; encoded by the coding sequence ATGTCCCGCTCGTCAAAGAAGGGGCCATACGTCGATATTAAGTTGCTCGATAAAATTGAGGCTTTGAATAAGGCCAATGAAAAGCGGGTGATCCGAACCTGGTCGCGCGATTCGACCATCTTCCCGCAGATGATTGGTCACACCATTGCAGTTCACGATGGCCGCCGCCATGTGCCCGTCTACATTACCGAAAATATGGTCGGGCATAAGCTGGGTGAATTCGCACCTACCCGTCTCTTCCGCGGCCATGGTGGCAAAAAGGCTGATAAGCGCGGGAAAGTCAAGTAG
- the rplB gene encoding 50S ribosomal protein L2 — MGIRIYKPTSPGRRNMSVSTFEEITKKRPEPRLIEPLRKKAGRNNQGRITVRHRGGGHKRFYRIIDFKRDKFGIPAKVQAIEYDPNRTARIALLAYADGEKRYIIAPLGLKVGDTVMSGPDAEIRVGNALPLSAIPLGTQIHNIELEIGRGGVLVRSAGTAAQLMAKEGNYATVRMPSGEMRLIHLRCMATIGQVGNVDHQNIRLGKAGRSRWLGRRPRVRGAAMNPRDHPHGGGEGRAPRGMSTPKTKWGKPARGVKTRHNPRFDRFIVRRRK; from the coding sequence ATGGGAATTCGTATCTACAAGCCAACCTCGCCCGGTCGCCGCAATATGTCGGTTTCGACCTTCGAGGAAATCACGAAGAAGCGGCCTGAGCCGCGCTTGATTGAGCCGCTGCGCAAGAAAGCTGGCCGGAATAATCAAGGCCGGATTACAGTGCGTCATCGTGGCGGTGGTCACAAGCGCTTTTACCGAATCATTGATTTTAAGCGCGATAAGTTCGGTATCCCGGCTAAGGTTCAGGCTATCGAGTACGATCCAAATCGTACTGCACGTATCGCATTGCTGGCTTATGCCGATGGCGAGAAGCGCTACATTATCGCTCCGCTTGGCCTGAAAGTCGGCGATACCGTCATGAGCGGTCCAGATGCCGAAATTCGGGTAGGTAATGCACTGCCACTGAGTGCGATTCCGCTCGGTACTCAGATTCACAACATCGAACTTGAGATTGGGCGTGGTGGTGTGTTGGTACGTTCGGCTGGCACCGCAGCTCAATTGATGGCCAAAGAGGGCAACTATGCGACTGTCCGTATGCCCTCTGGTGAAATGCGCTTGATCCACCTGCGCTGCATGGCTACCATCGGCCAGGTTGGTAACGTTGACCATCAGAACATTCGACTCGGCAAAGCTGGCCGCTCGCGCTGGCTCGGCCGTCGGCCGCGCGTGCGTGGCGCTGCGATGAACCCACGTGACCATCCTCACGGTGGTGGCGAGGGTCGTGCACCACGTGGTATGAGTACGCCAAAGACGAAGTGGGGTAAGCCGGCACGTGGCGTTAAGACTCGTCATAATCCGCGCTTTGATCGCTTCATTGTTCGCCGGCGCAAGTAA
- the rplW gene encoding 50S ribosomal protein L23 → MLTPYDILIRPLITEKNTSLMELNKYTFEVHREATKPQIKHAVETIFNVRVTKVHTMNVRGKLRRRGRSVGYTRDWKKAIVTLAEGDRIEIFGA, encoded by the coding sequence ATGCTGACGCCGTATGATATTTTGATCCGTCCGCTGATCACCGAGAAGAATACCAGCCTCATGGAACTCAACAAATACACGTTTGAGGTCCATCGTGAGGCAACCAAGCCGCAGATTAAGCATGCGGTAGAGACAATCTTCAACGTGCGGGTGACAAAGGTTCACACGATGAATGTGCGCGGGAAGCTGCGCCGCCGTGGTCGTTCGGTCGGCTATACCCGCGATTGGAAGAAGGCCATTGTGACCCTTGCTGAAGGCGATCGGATCGAGATCTTCGGAGCATAA
- the rplD gene encoding 50S ribosomal protein L4: protein MQATLYNQAGEQVGAIEVSDYIFGIEPNVAVMHQYVVMQQANARLGTHNTRGRGEVKGSTRKLYRQKGTGRARQGSIRAPHRKGGGVAHGPHPRSYRVSMPRKMRRLGVRSALSAKFAADQIRFVDELTFTQPRTKDFIAFLKAHGLADKKTLVVIDSKSPANENLRRSANNLPQVKTLLAHYLNVRDLLVYDHIVMPKAAVEVVESYLGERSRTAAPAQEE, encoded by the coding sequence ATGCAGGCAACGCTCTATAATCAGGCCGGCGAACAGGTGGGCGCCATTGAAGTAAGTGACTACATCTTCGGCATTGAGCCAAACGTAGCGGTCATGCATCAATATGTTGTGATGCAACAGGCCAACGCCCGCCTCGGCACGCATAATACACGTGGACGCGGTGAGGTAAAGGGTTCGACCCGCAAGCTCTATCGACAAAAGGGGACTGGACGCGCTCGTCAGGGTTCGATCCGCGCCCCACACCGTAAAGGTGGTGGGGTGGCCCATGGTCCGCATCCGCGCTCGTATCGCGTCTCAATGCCACGGAAGATGCGTCGGCTTGGTGTCCGCTCAGCTCTATCGGCAAAATTCGCTGCCGATCAGATTCGCTTTGTCGATGAACTGACGTTCACCCAGCCGCGGACGAAGGATTTTATCGCCTTCCTCAAGGCCCACGGCCTCGCCGATAAGAAGACGCTAGTCGTGATCGATAGCAAGAGTCCGGCGAATGAGAATCTGCGCCGCTCGGCTAATAATTTGCCCCAAGTAAAAACTTTGCTGGCTCATTACCTCAATGTGCGCGATCTTCTGGTTTATGACCATATCGTGATGCCGAAGGCGGCCGTTGAGGTGGTAGAAAGCTACCTTGGCGAGCGTTCTCGCACAGCAGCGCCGGCGCAGGAGGAGTAA
- the rplC gene encoding 50S ribosomal protein L3 → MIHGLLGRKIGMMQYFTKEGMAIPVTVIAAGPCIVTQIRTPERDGYSAVQLGYEEVEPRKLTKPQQGHLKASGGKMLRFLREFSADDPQAHKPGEVVTVELFRPGQKVDISGTSKGRGFAGVVKRHGFRGGPKTHGQSDRHRAPGSIGAGTTPGRVWKGQRMAGRMGGTRVTIQNLEVVEVLPEQNLLLVKGSVPGARNGLLQIRKAVKG, encoded by the coding sequence ATGATTCACGGATTGTTAGGTCGTAAAATCGGGATGATGCAATACTTCACCAAGGAAGGCATGGCCATTCCAGTGACGGTCATTGCCGCTGGTCCTTGCATCGTCACGCAAATCCGCACCCCTGAGCGCGATGGCTACAGTGCGGTACAGCTCGGTTACGAAGAGGTCGAGCCACGCAAGCTGACTAAACCCCAGCAAGGGCACCTGAAGGCTTCGGGTGGCAAGATGTTGCGCTTCCTGCGTGAGTTCAGCGCTGATGATCCCCAGGCTCATAAACCAGGTGAAGTCGTAACAGTTGAGCTGTTCCGGCCAGGTCAAAAAGTTGACATCTCTGGTACATCAAAGGGGCGCGGCTTTGCTGGTGTCGTGAAACGACATGGTTTCCGAGGTGGTCCTAAGACTCACGGTCAAAGTGACCGCCACCGTGCTCCTGGTTCTATCGGTGCGGGTACGACACCGGGTCGTGTGTGGAAGGGCCAGCGCATGGCTGGTCGAATGGGTGGCACCCGGGTTACCATCCAGAATCTGGAGGTAGTTGAGGTGCTTCCCGAACAGAATTTACTACTGGTGAAGGGCTCCGTTCCTGGCGCCCGCAATGGCCTGCTTCAGATCCGCAAAGCGGTGAAGGGCTAG
- the rpsJ gene encoding 30S ribosomal protein S10, protein MAKQKVRIRLKAYDHKILDQSARQIVEAAERTGALVAGPVPLPTKIERYSVIRSGFIDKDSQEQFEIRTHKRLIDVLDPSQQTINALMKLNLPAGVDIEIKL, encoded by the coding sequence ATGGCTAAGCAAAAGGTTCGGATTCGCCTGAAGGCGTATGATCATAAGATCCTCGACCAATCTGCGCGTCAGATTGTCGAGGCAGCCGAGCGGACAGGTGCCCTTGTTGCTGGTCCCGTTCCGCTCCCGACAAAAATCGAGCGCTACAGCGTAATACGCTCGGGTTTTATCGATAAGGACTCGCAGGAGCAGTTCGAGATTCGGACCCATAAACGGTTAATCGATGTACTCGATCCAAGCCAGCAAACGATCAATGCGCTGATGAAACTCAATCTTCCGGCTGGCGTCGATATTGAAATCAAGTTGTAG
- the tuf gene encoding elongation factor Tu: MAKQKFERTKPHVNVGTIGHVDHGKTTLTAAITKVLSLKGAAQFMAYDQIDNAPEERARGITIAIRHVEYQTEKRHYAHVDCPGHADYIKNMITGAAQMDGAILVVSAPDGPMPQTREHILLARQVQVPAIVVFLNKVDMMDDPELLELVELELRELLSKYGFPGDEIPIVRGSARNALESPSQDINAPEYACILELMKAVDEYIPTPQRAIDQPFLMPIEDVFGIKGRGTVVTGRIERGKVKVGDTVEIVGMTNEAPRRTVVTGVEMFQKTLDEGIAGDNVGCLLRGIERNEVERGQVLCAPGSIKPHKKFEAQVYVLKKEEGGRHTPFFSGYRPQFYIRTTDVTGAISLPAGMEMVMPGDNVVMTIDLIVPVAIEEGLRFAIREGGRTVGAGVVTKILD, from the coding sequence ATGGCCAAACAAAAATTCGAGCGGACGAAACCGCACGTCAATGTCGGCACCATCGGGCACGTAGACCACGGCAAGACGACGTTGACCGCTGCCATCACCAAGGTGCTGTCACTCAAGGGCGCAGCCCAGTTTATGGCCTACGACCAGATCGACAACGCACCGGAAGAGCGCGCCCGTGGCATTACGATTGCCATTCGTCACGTGGAGTATCAGACCGAGAAACGTCACTACGCGCACGTGGACTGTCCCGGCCACGCCGACTACATCAAGAATATGATTACCGGCGCAGCGCAGATGGACGGCGCGATTTTGGTGGTGAGCGCCCCCGATGGCCCGATGCCGCAGACCCGTGAGCACATCCTGCTCGCCCGCCAGGTCCAGGTGCCGGCCATCGTCGTGTTCCTCAACAAGGTCGATATGATGGACGACCCCGAGCTGCTGGAGCTGGTCGAGCTGGAGTTGCGCGAGCTGCTCAGCAAGTACGGCTTTCCGGGCGATGAGATCCCGATTGTGCGCGGGAGCGCCCGCAATGCGCTGGAAAGCCCAAGCCAGGACATCAACGCGCCGGAGTACGCTTGTATCCTGGAGCTGATGAAAGCGGTGGATGAGTACATCCCCACGCCGCAGCGGGCGATTGACCAGCCGTTCTTGATGCCGATTGAAGACGTGTTCGGGATCAAGGGACGCGGAACGGTGGTGACCGGGCGGATCGAGCGCGGGAAGGTGAAGGTCGGCGATACGGTCGAGATTGTGGGTATGACCAACGAAGCGCCTCGCCGCACGGTGGTGACGGGGGTGGAGATGTTCCAGAAGACGCTCGATGAAGGGATTGCCGGCGACAACGTCGGCTGTCTGCTGCGCGGGATTGAGCGCAACGAGGTCGAGCGCGGGCAGGTGTTGTGCGCGCCGGGGAGCATCAAGCCGCACAAGAAGTTTGAGGCGCAGGTCTACGTGTTGAAGAAGGAAGAGGGCGGACGGCACACGCCGTTCTTTTCGGGGTACCGGCCGCAGTTCTACATTCGGACGACCGACGTGACGGGGGCGATTAGCTTACCGGCCGGGATGGAGATGGTGATGCCCGGGGACAACGTGGTGATGACCATCGACCTGATCGTGCCGGTGGCGATTGAAGAGGGGTTGCGCTTCGCCATCCGCGAGGGTGGTCGCACCGTCGGTGCCGGTGTCGTAACCAAGATCCTGGATTAG
- a CDS encoding class I SAM-dependent methyltransferase, with the protein MELRLLTPPPWVDYELIDSGHGAKLERFGPYLLARPETQAIWTPHLPASEWQRADATFRRTRGEEGSGEWYQRQPLPERWALNAQGVRCWVRLTPFRHTGVFPEHSAHWGWLASQVQRRVQPRALVLFGYTGLSSLHLARYGAHVTHVDASKPAVRWAQENQVLADLADRPIRWLIDDVGKFVARELRRGNRYDLILLDPPVFGRGPNGEIWRLHEQLPQLLAQCARLLSQQPLGVLVCAYATTISALTIGNLLAETMAPFDGYLSAGELAIPERTTRRLLPTAIYAAWSDREIAFSG; encoded by the coding sequence ATGGAGCTACGCCTGTTAACACCACCGCCTTGGGTTGATTATGAGTTAATCGATTCGGGCCACGGTGCGAAGCTGGAACGGTTTGGCCCCTATCTGTTAGCTCGACCAGAAACTCAGGCGATCTGGACGCCGCATTTACCGGCATCCGAATGGCAACGAGCCGATGCTACCTTTCGTCGCACTCGTGGTGAAGAAGGGTCGGGCGAGTGGTATCAACGTCAACCGTTGCCTGAACGTTGGGCGCTTAATGCTCAAGGGGTGCGTTGCTGGGTGCGCTTGACACCGTTTCGTCATACTGGCGTTTTCCCAGAGCATAGCGCTCACTGGGGTTGGCTGGCCAGTCAAGTGCAACGTCGTGTGCAACCACGCGCATTGGTCTTATTCGGGTACACTGGGTTGAGTAGTCTGCATCTGGCACGCTACGGCGCCCATGTCACGCATGTCGATGCTTCTAAGCCTGCTGTGCGTTGGGCACAGGAAAACCAGGTTCTGGCTGATCTGGCAGATCGTCCGATCAGATGGCTGATCGATGATGTCGGTAAGTTTGTGGCTCGTGAGTTGCGACGAGGCAATCGCTATGATCTGATTTTGCTCGACCCACCGGTATTCGGGCGAGGTCCTAACGGCGAAATCTGGCGTTTGCACGAACAACTACCACAATTGTTGGCTCAGTGTGCTCGCCTCTTGAGTCAGCAACCGTTAGGAGTGTTAGTATGTGCCTACGCAACCACAATTTCGGCATTGACTATCGGTAATCTGCTTGCAGAAACGATGGCTCCATTTGATGGCTATCTGAGTGCAGGCGAGCTGGCAATTCCGGAACGCACAACCCGGCGTCTGCTGCCAACAGCTATCTATGCTGCCTGGTCTGATCGGGAAATAGCCTTTTCTGGCTGA
- the fusA gene encoding elongation factor G, translating to MPRQIELDKVRNIGIIAHIDAGKTTTTERILFYTGRTYKIGEVHEGTATMDWMPQEQERGITITAAATTASWRLDGVEYRINIIDTPGHVDFTVEVERSLRVLDGGVVVFDGVAGVEPQSETVWRQADKYNVPRICFVNKMDRVGASFERCVQMIKDRLGAKPAVIQLPIGVEDTFRGTIDLLKMKATIYYDELGKDIREEEIPPELLPAAEKARSELVEMIAETDDELTLLYLEGQELTVEELKRGLRKATIERKLVPVLCGAALRNKGVQKLLDAIVEYLPSPLDRPAITGTLPGQVMGDEGVEVITRPVSDDAPFTALVFKIVADPYVGKLAYFRVYAGKITKGSYVLNSTRNQRERLGRLLRMHANHREDIEEVYTGEIAAMVGPKNSYTGDTICDPDHPIVLESIRFPEPVIELAVEPKTKADQDKMSIALSRLAEEDPTFRVYTDPETGQTIIKGMGELHLEVILDRMRREYKVEANQGKPQVSYRETITIPVDQETRFVRQTGGKGQYGHVKIKFEPLPPGSGFEFVNAIVGGVIPKEYIPAVEQGLREAMQTGVIAGYPVVDIKATLYDGSYHEVDSSEMAFKIAASMCLKDAVRRGKPQLLEPIMKVETVTPEEFLGTVIGDFNSRRGRIEGMEARGNAQVVRAYVPLANMFGYMTDLRSATQGRATSSMEFDHYEPLPEALAKEIIEKRSTN from the coding sequence ATGCCACGTCAGATCGAACTCGACAAAGTACGCAATATCGGCATTATCGCCCATATTGACGCGGGTAAAACCACGACGACCGAGCGGATTCTGTTTTACACAGGCCGCACGTATAAGATCGGCGAGGTTCATGAAGGAACCGCGACAATGGACTGGATGCCGCAGGAGCAAGAGCGCGGTATTACGATTACTGCCGCAGCCACAACTGCTTCCTGGCGCCTGGACGGCGTAGAGTATCGGATTAATATCATTGATACTCCCGGTCACGTCGACTTTACCGTAGAGGTGGAACGCTCATTGCGCGTGCTCGATGGCGGCGTCGTCGTGTTCGACGGCGTGGCTGGTGTTGAACCTCAGTCTGAGACCGTTTGGCGACAGGCTGATAAGTACAACGTGCCGCGTATCTGTTTTGTAAACAAGATGGATCGCGTCGGCGCGAGCTTCGAGCGCTGCGTGCAGATGATCAAAGATCGCCTCGGCGCCAAGCCCGCTGTCATTCAGTTGCCAATTGGGGTCGAAGACACCTTCCGCGGGACAATTGACCTTCTCAAGATGAAGGCAACGATTTATTACGACGAGCTGGGTAAAGATATTCGCGAAGAGGAGATCCCACCAGAGTTGCTTCCTGCTGCGGAAAAAGCACGCAGTGAGTTGGTCGAGATGATCGCTGAGACCGATGATGAGTTGACACTGCTCTATCTCGAAGGGCAAGAGTTGACCGTCGAAGAGTTGAAGCGTGGGTTGCGTAAGGCGACGATTGAACGGAAGTTAGTACCGGTGCTCTGCGGCGCCGCCTTGCGTAACAAGGGTGTCCAAAAGCTGCTCGACGCGATCGTTGAATATTTGCCTTCGCCCCTCGACCGCCCGGCAATTACTGGCACATTGCCTGGTCAGGTGATGGGTGATGAAGGTGTAGAGGTTATCACCCGACCGGTGAGCGACGATGCGCCGTTTACAGCGCTGGTTTTCAAGATTGTCGCCGATCCCTATGTCGGTAAGCTGGCTTATTTCCGCGTTTACGCCGGTAAAATTACGAAGGGTTCTTACGTTCTGAATTCAACGCGAAACCAGCGTGAACGCCTTGGCCGTCTCCTGCGCATGCATGCCAATCATCGCGAGGATATCGAAGAGGTGTACACGGGCGAAATTGCGGCTATGGTCGGCCCTAAGAACTCGTATACCGGCGATACGATTTGCGATCCCGATCATCCTATCGTGCTTGAAAGCATTCGTTTCCCAGAGCCGGTGATCGAGTTGGCAGTTGAGCCAAAGACGAAGGCCGATCAGGACAAGATGTCGATTGCGCTTAGCCGCCTTGCCGAAGAGGATCCGACCTTCCGCGTGTATACCGATCCTGAGACTGGCCAGACCATTATCAAAGGGATGGGTGAGCTGCACCTTGAGGTTATCCTTGACCGTATGCGTCGTGAGTATAAGGTCGAGGCTAATCAGGGTAAGCCCCAGGTTTCGTACCGCGAAACCATTACTATCCCGGTTGATCAGGAGACTCGCTTCGTGCGGCAGACCGGTGGGAAGGGTCAGTACGGTCACGTGAAAATCAAGTTTGAACCCTTGCCGCCCGGTAGTGGCTTTGAGTTTGTCAATGCTATCGTCGGTGGCGTGATCCCGAAAGAGTACATTCCTGCTGTTGAACAGGGCTTACGCGAGGCGATGCAGACCGGTGTTATCGCCGGTTACCCGGTGGTTGACATTAAGGCTACGTTGTACGATGGTTCATACCACGAAGTCGACTCGTCGGAAATGGCCTTTAAGATTGCGGCCTCGATGTGTCTCAAAGATGCCGTTCGCCGTGGGAAGCCACAACTGCTCGAACCGATTATGAAGGTCGAGACGGTTACTCCAGAAGAGTTCCTCGGTACGGTGATCGGTGATTTCAACTCACGCCGTGGTCGCATCGAGGGTATGGAAGCTCGTGGGAATGCGCAGGTGGTACGCGCCTATGTACCGCTGGCAAATATGTTCGGTTATATGACCGACCTTCGCTCGGCAACTCAGGGCCGTGCTACGTCGTCGATGGAATTTGATCATTACGAGCCATTGCCCGAGGCGCTGGCGAAGGAAATTATCGAGAAGCGTAGTACGAATTAG
- the rpsG gene encoding 30S ribosomal protein S7: MPRRGNVERRPIPPDARYNSVLVQKFINKVMERGKKSLAERIVYQALDLAAARLKKPQMEIFEQAIRNASPSIEVKPKRVGGATYQVPVEVKSDRRYSLAMRWLIMSARARTGKPMVERLAAELIDAYNNTGATIKRKEDVHRMAEANRAFAHYGRL, from the coding sequence ATGCCCCGTCGTGGCAATGTTGAGCGGCGACCAATTCCACCTGATGCACGCTATAATAGCGTCCTCGTGCAAAAATTTATTAATAAGGTGATGGAACGCGGCAAGAAGAGTCTTGCCGAGCGAATCGTGTATCAGGCGCTTGATCTAGCTGCGGCGCGACTCAAGAAGCCGCAAATGGAGATTTTTGAGCAGGCAATTCGCAATGCCAGTCCTTCAATCGAGGTCAAGCCGAAGCGGGTTGGTGGTGCCACGTATCAGGTGCCGGTCGAAGTTAAGAGCGATCGGCGCTATTCGCTGGCGATGCGGTGGTTGATTATGTCAGCTCGTGCTCGTACCGGTAAGCCAATGGTTGAGCGCCTCGCCGCTGAATTGATCGACGCTTATAATAATACTGGTGCTACTATCAAGCGCAAAGAAGATGTTCATCGGATGGCGGAAGCTAATCGCGCTTTCGCTCACTATGGCCGGTTGTAA
- the rpsL gene encoding 30S ribosomal protein S12, translating to MPTINQLVRKPRKPVVKKTKAPALRFTYNSLKGKLTRGRGSPQKRGVCTKVTTMTPKKPNSALRKIARVRLSNGLEVTAYIPGEGHNLQEHSVVLIRGGRVKDLPGVRYHIVRGTLDTQGVSGRKQGRSKYGTKKNQPVGKGAATGKGGKK from the coding sequence ATGCCGACCATTAACCAACTTGTTCGGAAGCCGCGCAAGCCGGTGGTGAAAAAGACGAAAGCCCCGGCCCTGCGCTTCACCTACAACTCGCTGAAGGGGAAGCTGACTCGCGGCCGCGGATCACCACAAAAGCGCGGCGTCTGCACAAAGGTAACGACAATGACGCCGAAGAAGCCTAACTCGGCGCTGCGCAAGATCGCCCGCGTGCGGCTCTCCAACGGCCTTGAGGTGACGGCATATATTCCCGGTGAAGGCCACAATTTGCAAGAACACTCAGTGGTTCTGATACGCGGTGGTCGTGTGAAAGACTTGCCCGGCGTGCGTTACCATATCGTCCGTGGTACCCTTGACACCCAGGGCGTCAGTGGGCGCAAGCAGGGTCGCAGCAAGTATGGTACCAAGAAGAATCAGCCGGTCGGTAAAGGTGCTGCTACCGGCAAGGGCGGTAAGAAGTAG
- a CDS encoding Lrp/AsnC family transcriptional regulator, whose translation MVTAFVFITCEPRRISDIAQEIAELPNVAEVYSVTGDYDIIAVLRVNAYESLDDAVPGGIARIDGVRHTTTVLAFRRYSRRDLEAGFDIGLS comes from the coding sequence ATGGTCACTGCCTTCGTATTTATTACCTGCGAACCACGACGGATCAGCGACATAGCTCAGGAAATTGCCGAGCTACCTAACGTTGCCGAAGTATATTCGGTTACGGGCGACTACGACATCATTGCCGTTCTGCGCGTGAATGCCTACGAATCACTTGACGATGCCGTACCAGGTGGGATTGCTCGCATCGATGGTGTGCGGCACACCACGACAGTTTTGGCTTTCCGCCGTTATTCACGACGTGATCTCGAAGCTGGTTTTGATATTGGATTGTCGTAA
- a CDS encoding glycosyltransferase family 39 protein — protein MQNLFTAFYDWLQLEWRALRAPILWIAIGFLVALATLSAQFPRQYVIDVGYEEGIGNADLPFLNDFNTPEESVYGRFRWTGSDSKIFLPALGVRPALIELRWLPIGESIRPQVSVSYQVWVDELLITESPVWSSGSRQWFILPATVDGHLRIRIVSNVFQPAQDPRQLGLPLERIVIASVPGGWVWPALSPLVGWIGAVILGWLILFRTIHKWAGWGLVIGLTAISLAIILDPVRWAFGAEAAVAALALTYVLTLAVQFGLRRLPIDHHVKSPLSAIIAIAFATRIAGRFYPASMPGDIGFHTNRFHEALSGLITIVSKNRGIEFPYPPGPYLLLAPLRVLGIETPLLLQIGAALADSLSPLLIYVIARRVLPPRPALLAAAIYVFTAATYLTTWWSFNTHIITQSLYLLLIWAIIRAWEDWQADQYYREWVFGLAAISAMVFLGHFGFLISSGVLLGLLLAIVWIAHRTGAIWTRRVCLPFTIAIVSGTTFAILFFYSSYVPMFLSQLETARTGGLTAVAGRAPISRERLWQTLWQAGLIAHYGFFPIPLALGGLWLLQRRQGWHITSMLMALSFVVALVFATLPFITQISNSPRYLMALGWVIAVGSAAASDALWHRGKIERLAIIGVGLLVLGNTLWYWLTPMLWRARPPEPF, from the coding sequence ATGCAAAACCTGTTCACTGCGTTCTACGATTGGCTGCAACTCGAATGGCGTGCACTCCGTGCACCGATCCTTTGGATAGCAATAGGGTTCCTCGTTGCCCTTGCCACTCTCTCTGCTCAGTTTCCCCGTCAATATGTGATTGATGTTGGTTATGAAGAAGGTATCGGGAATGCCGATCTCCCCTTCCTAAACGATTTCAACACTCCTGAAGAGAGTGTATACGGACGGTTTCGCTGGACTGGCAGCGACTCCAAAATCTTTCTGCCCGCTTTGGGTGTGCGACCAGCCCTGATCGAGTTACGCTGGCTCCCGATCGGTGAATCCATTCGCCCGCAGGTTTCAGTTAGCTACCAGGTGTGGGTTGATGAGCTCCTGATCACCGAATCACCGGTTTGGTCCAGTGGGAGCCGACAATGGTTCATCTTACCGGCCACCGTAGATGGTCACTTACGTATCAGGATTGTCAGTAATGTCTTTCAGCCAGCTCAAGACCCCCGTCAGCTCGGTCTTCCACTTGAACGGATCGTTATTGCTAGCGTTCCTGGCGGCTGGGTTTGGCCAGCATTGTCTCCACTTGTAGGATGGATCGGAGCGGTTATCCTCGGTTGGCTCATCCTTTTCCGTACCATCCACAAATGGGCTGGCTGGGGCTTGGTGATCGGGCTGACAGCGATAAGTCTTGCAATCATCCTTGATCCGGTACGGTGGGCTTTCGGTGCCGAAGCCGCAGTGGCTGCATTAGCACTTACCTATGTTCTTACGCTGGCAGTGCAGTTTGGTCTACGGCGGTTGCCAATTGATCATCATGTCAAGTCGCCACTGAGCGCTATCATTGCCATTGCCTTTGCTACCCGCATCGCTGGACGCTTCTACCCGGCTAGTATGCCCGGCGATATTGGCTTTCACACCAACCGTTTTCACGAAGCACTTAGCGGCCTGATCACAATCGTCTCAAAAAATCGCGGGATCGAATTTCCCTATCCGCCAGGGCCATACTTACTCCTTGCCCCTCTGCGCGTATTGGGCATCGAAACGCCACTCCTTTTGCAGATCGGTGCTGCGTTGGCCGATAGCCTTAGCCCGTTGCTCATCTACGTTATTGCTCGCCGTGTTTTGCCTCCACGGCCGGCATTATTGGCTGCGGCAATCTATGTGTTTACTGCTGCCACCTATCTGACCACGTGGTGGTCGTTCAATACCCACATCATCACGCAAAGCCTCTACCTGCTTTTGATTTGGGCGATTATCAGGGCTTGGGAAGATTGGCAAGCCGACCAATACTACCGGGAATGGGTTTTCGGGCTGGCCGCCATCAGCGCTATGGTGTTCCTCGGCCATTTTGGCTTCCTTATAAGTAGTGGCGTGCTCTTAGGGTTACTACTCGCGATCGTTTGGATTGCCCATCGCACAGGAGCGATTTGGACACGCCGGGTTTGTCTTCCTTTCACCATTGCAATCGTTAGTGGTACCACTTTTGCCATCCTCTTCTTCTACAGCTCATATGTGCCGATGTTTCTCTCACAACTTGAAACCGCACGTACTGGCGGCTTGACTGCCGTTGCCGGACGAGCACCGATCAGCCGGGAAAGGCTCTGGCAAACACTCTGGCAGGCCGGATTAATCGCACACTACGGCTTCTTCCCCATTCCACTTGCACTTGGTGGTCTCTGGTTATTGCAACGTCGGCAAGGCTGGCACATAACGTCGATGCTCATGGCCCTCAGTTTTGTTGTAGCGCTCGTCTTCGCCACCCTTCCCTTCATTACACAAATCTCCAATAGTCCACGCTACCTGATGGCACTCGGTTGGGTCATTGCTGTGGGAAGTGCAGCGGCCAGCGATGCGCTCTGGCATCGGGGGAAGATCGAACGGCTTGCTATCATCGGGGTAGGTCTGCTCGTACTCGGCAACACCTTGTGGTATTGGCTTACCCCAATGCTCTGGCGAGCAAGGCCACCGGAACCATTCTGA